The following DNA comes from Miscanthus floridulus cultivar M001 chromosome 5, ASM1932011v1, whole genome shotgun sequence.
GCCGCCAGATCTGGTAAGGGGCCGGCTCCCACGAAGCCCGGTTGATTCAGAGAGGCCCTCCATGGCCTCACCTTCGCTGGCGTCGCCAAGGAGGCTAGGTGACCTCGGTGGCACGCCCCAGATCCGGCTGAGGCCGCCTCCTACAAAGCTGTTGCGTATCGGATCTAGAGAACTAGCTCTCGCCCCGCCGCCCCCGCTACTCCGCGGGGCGCTGCAGAGCCACGGCCCAGACTTTCTAGGGGGGCAGCCGCCGCCAGCTACGCCCGCGAGATGGAGCGCCTCTCCGCCAAGGAGTCCCTGCTCCTCGCCGTGAGCTCTTGCTCTTCCTCTGCTCTTCTCAGTCCCTCGCCTAGTACTACTTGCTAACCTTCCTGTGCGGTGCCTGTGGGAGGCTCTTGTCCCCACACCGTACCAAATTGTAGGCGATACTGTCAAATTCTAACCTGCAATTTTAATCTAAATTTCACTTTGATTTTTTTCTCTCCACAATCTCAGCATGGAAATGATATTTTTCCATGATTGTGTGTCCGACTTGTGAAATGACAGCTAGTTGATACTGAACTTTTGAGGCATTTCTCAACTAGGGTATGTGAATTTCTTCTTACCAATTTCAGTTTAAAGATGCTGGGGGTTTTGAGGCCTTGGTCAGCGGGAAGACTACTGAGATGCAGAGGATCGATGTCAATGAGCGAATTGTTGGACTTGAACGCCTGAATCCGACACCACGCCCCACAACGTAAGTGTTATGGCTAACAAAAAATGTATTATGTGTTGTATCTTGCTTGAGATAATTTTCATAGTAACCCTATGATTTAAGCACTAAGATGAGATGAACTTTCTTTCATTCTGACCAAAAAAGCTTTTCTGTGTAAGCATATTACATTAACTTGAATTCCTTCTATTTACTTTGTAGGTCGCCATTTCTGGAAGGTCAATGGGACTTTGAATGGTTTGGTGATAGCAGTCCTGGAGCATTTGCGGCCCGTCGTTTGTTTGAGTATGTCTCTGTCGCTGTTTGTTGGGTGCAAGTTATAATTTCAATATTTCATTTGACTTGAATTCATTTTAAGTCAAGCTTCTCCTGATAGCATGTGTGTTCTAATTTGAAGGAGGTCACCTACAGCTGTTGCACACTTTACGGGACTTGATGTGTCGATCAAGGATGGATACTCCAAGCTCTCATCTAACCTCAAGTTTCTAAATACGGTAATGCCAGAAGATTTTAGGAGCGTACCTACTATTTTTGCATAGTTTATGGGATCCATCTTTGATTCTTAAGTTTATTGGTTCTATATGACATTTATGTGCCTGGCAAGTTAGTATCGCTTACAAGTTACAATATGCAGGATTCACCTTTTATAATAAAACCAGTCTGTGTCTATATCTGTGTTAGTAACAGATTGTGCGCAAAAGCTTCCATAAGCTGAGGATACTTCATAATTATGCTGAAGTCATTTATTAGCAGGTCGTTAGTAtctgtatatattttttttgaaattagTACACATTAGTATCTGTATTATCTGCAAGCTGAATGTTTCTGTGTGATTGGGGATTATTTTATTGTTGCACTGCCATTCTCACTATTTAGCAACTTCCTTTTTTATGTTTCCAGATACAAAGCAAGTTCCTACTGACAACTCAATTGTTTGTTGAGGGCCCCATCAGAATGAAAGAGGAATACGTTGAGGGCCTTATAGAGATTCCCAGAATCAATGAAGAATCATTGCCTGAACAATTAAAGGGCTTGCTTGGCCAAACTGCAGGAGCTCTACAACAACTTCCTAGCCCTATAAGGGATGCTGTTTCAGAGGGGCTTAAAGTGCCACTTGGTAAGTATGCAGGGCTTCACACTCTTGTAGCAATATGCTAGTTAGAATACTATCATTGCTGCAACTATATATACTAGGCACACACGTTTCTAGTTTCTGAGGACGTATTGCCTGCTTAGATAAAGAAACTACTGATTTTGTTATGTGAATTCTTTTTGTCAATGGATTCTTGCCAATTTATTTGCCAAAATATTAAATTGTTGAGGAACATGTTAACATTGGCAGTTGAGGAATGCTTCTTTGGCTTACTCTCAGGGTTAGGAAACAGAATCGGTCCTCATATTGGGAGGGATCCAATTGTTTATAGGGTAGTAAAAAAACCcttttatgattttttaaaagTGACATTCCTTTTTTACATGTAAATTTAACAGTCATTTCATTTACTGATTTGATTTGCTTGGTTGTATCGGATTGAAGTTGGAGTGTTAGACTATAGTAGATTAGTATGAGGGGGAGGTGGTTCTTGCTGAGCAGGCTGACAAGACTTGGGAAAGTAGCCCTTCCGTGGATGACAAGGCCACAGAACATCAATGTgagatttttttttgttattgaCTTTTGTACATGCGTGAATCTCTTTGTACAATGCAAGAATTACTATATTTGGCTTCACACTTGAATTGATTTATTTTCAGGGGAGCTGATTTGGTATGGCAAAGGTTGGATGAGGTATGTTAACTCCTGTGATTATTTTAATTCTCGCTTGAGATCAAAATCTTTACTGATCTTTTTCATTCTCAACTGACAATCATTAGGTGAATGGAGATGGGGTTTTTCTTACCAGCAACTTCACACCCTTTAAGGCTGAAACTCCAAGAAATGATTCATGGAATGAACATCAAGCTATGACGAGTACTGCTGTATGTATAACATCAATAAACTGTTGTAGTTGTTATTAGGTACATTAATGTTAACTAGTTCAAATTTATCTTTGTTCACAggattatcttgctcaatttgacAACACTTCTGGAAAGTATGTTCTTCCTACCTGTTTTTCTCAATGTGCTTTATTGTTGTGTGTGTACAACATTCCTAGTTTAGGATTTCAGCAACCATGTGAATCTTGTATGAATGGTACTATGCAGAAAATGTTCGTCAGTAGGGCTATAAATGATATGCTAGTTGAAGCTATAGTTTCTTTTCTGATCTGTTGATTGTTGCTGTTAACCAAGCGCAATAACTTTCTTGAACTTTGACTATTTGATGGTTTTTTCTGTCATTGTGTATTGGACTGTCGGCTTAGCATGTACTTGAATGACCAATATATGCCTTACTGTGATTTTGAATGTGCTCAACGTGCTGAATCATCATAGATGTGCACTCCTGAGTCACTTTGCATGTGTTATCTAAATTCTAACGCTACCACATTGGCCCTCCTATGCTTGCAGCTCTGATCTAGAGCTAGCTATAGCACTTCAACAGCAAGAGTTTGAGCGACAACCACAAAGGTTTcaagctccaccaccacagcaGCAACAACAATAGTAAGTATAGGAGCCAGGGATTACATATGTCCCTGCGAAGTCTTAATTATATCATCAAAGTTTATATTATGTGTTCACTTGTTCTGTAAATTTATTGTGTGTTCACTTGTTCTGTAATCCATGAATATCACCAAAGTTTATATTGTGATACTTCCTGGAATATCATACCAACTGTATGCTAAGCactatgatatcaaaaaggaaaaATCATCCATGTATCTCAGTATCATTTTCATGTCTTTCATGTCTTTGTGAAAGTGCTAAGATGAATAACTGTATGCTAAG
Coding sequences within:
- the LOC136454323 gene encoding probable plastid-lipid-associated protein 13, chloroplastic; its protein translation is MERLSAKESLLLAFKDAGGFEALVSGKTTEMQRIDVNERIVGLERLNPTPRPTTSPFLEGQWDFEWFGDSSPGAFAARRLFERSPTAVAHFTGLDVSIKDGYSKLSSNLKFLNTIQSKFLLTTQLFVEGPIRMKEEYVEGLIEIPRINEESLPEQLKGLLGQTAGALQQLPSPIRDAVSEGLKVPLDKETTDFVM
- the LOC136454324 gene encoding uncharacterized protein — its product is MLTLAVEECFFGLLSGGADLVWQRLDEVNGDGVFLTSNFTPFKAETPRNDSWNEHQAMTSTADYLAQFDNTSGNSDLELAIALQQQEFERQPQRFQAPPPQQQQQ